One segment of Panthera leo isolate Ple1 chromosome A3, P.leo_Ple1_pat1.1, whole genome shotgun sequence DNA contains the following:
- the TIA1 gene encoding nucleolysin TIA-1 isoform X13 has product MEDEMPKTLYVGNLSRDVTEALILQLFSQIGPCKNCKMIMDTAGNDPYCFVEFYEHRHAAAALAAMNGRKIMGKEVKVNWATTPSSQKKDTSSSTVVSTQRSQDHFHVFVGDLSPEITTEDIKAAFAPFGRISVSLKNGQNCPG; this is encoded by the exons ATGGAGGACGAGATGCCCAAGACTCT atATGTCGGCAACCTTTCCAGAGATGTGACAGAAGCTCTAATTCTCCAGCTCTTTAGCCAGATTGGACCTTGTAAAAACTGCAAAATGATTATGGAT ACAGCTGGAAATGATCCATATTGTTTTGTGGAGTTTTATGAGCATCGTCATGCAGCTGCAGCGCTAGCTGCTATGAATGGGCGGAAGATAATGGGTAAG gaagtCAAAGTGAATTGGGCAACAACCCCCAGCAGTCAAAAGAAAGATACAAGCA GTAGTACCGTTGTCAGCACACAGCGTTCACAAG ATCATTTCCATGTCTTTGTTGGTGATCTCAGTCCTGAAATTACAACTGAAGATATAAAAGCTGCTTTTGCACCATTTGGAAGAATATC AGTATCTCTGAAGAATGGACAGAATTGCCCTGGCTAA
- the TIA1 gene encoding nucleolysin TIA-1 isoform X12, with protein MEDEMPKTLYVGNLSRDVTEALILQLFSQIGPCKNCKMIMDVRTAGNDPYCFVEFYEHRHAAAALAAMNGRKIMGKEVKVNWATTPSSQKKDTSSSTVVSTQRSQVLVHLHMDSHKLNGVMSGQPKLLAFEKTVKYFNIKLLQCKIISMSLLVISVLKLQLKI; from the exons ATGGAGGACGAGATGCCCAAGACTCT atATGTCGGCAACCTTTCCAGAGATGTGACAGAAGCTCTAATTCTCCAGCTCTTTAGCCAGATTGGACCTTGTAAAAACTGCAAAATGATTATGGATGTAAGG ACAGCTGGAAATGATCCATATTGTTTTGTGGAGTTTTATGAGCATCGTCATGCAGCTGCAGCGCTAGCTGCTATGAATGGGCGGAAGATAATGGGTAAG gaagtCAAAGTGAATTGGGCAACAACCCCCAGCAGTCAAAAGAAAGATACAAGCA GTAGTACCGTTGTCAGCACACAGCGTTCACAAG TCTTAGTTCACTTGCACATGGATTCACATAAACTGAATGGTGTAATGTCTGGGCAACCAAAACTGTTGGCTTTTGAGAAAACTGTCAAATACTTTAACATCAAACTGTTGCAATGCAAG ATCATTTCCATGTCTTTGTTGGTGATCTCAGTCCTGAAATTACAACTGAAGATATAA